The Chitinophaga sp. Cy-1792 genome contains the following window.
ATGAACTGGTCGGATTTGCCGGCAAATAAAGAATCTTTCAGGGTTACAGCAAAGGGGAGTTTATCCTGTGCAATCAGCGGAGCACAGATAGAAATGTAGCCGAGCAACATCACAACGCGAGCCAGATGGGTTAGATGATATTTCATACAAATATCAACTGAGGGGTAACACGAATACAATTGAATACAGAAAGCACAGATAAGCCTTTCCAACAGAAAAGGCTTATCTGTAAAAAGGAATACTGAATTATAACTGTGTTGCTGTCACAAGAACGTTAATTCTGTACAGACCACCAGCATAGTCCCATCCTGGTTCTGATCTGAATTTCAGGCCAAATGGTCTGAATGCACCAGAGTGACCGTTGTTGATCAATGGAGCAGGAGCGGTAGTCAGTGAATTCCAGAAGAAAGGAGTTGCATCAGTACCACCAGTACCGTTGAATGCCAGGTTGTATTTCAGAGTACCGCAAGGCATTACGTTACCGCTGGTAGCTGGGCCTAAATAGGAAAAGTTAGGAGAACCCGCATTTACGGTTACGTTGAAGTTTTTGTTAGAGCTAACAGTGAAATCAGCGGTAGTGTGTCCGTGAATGTCACGCAGTTCTTCGCCGGTGTTATAGTCGTGGCCAGAGAGGAAGGCAGCACCCATAATTTCAACCGGAGGGTTAATTTCGATCACGTTTGCGAGGAGTAATTCGCAGTGCACAGCTGATTGATCGTGTGCCTGGGCAAAAACGCCCATGGAAGCCATGGCTAAAGCAGCCGATAAGAGCAATTTTTTCATTTTTTTGGGTTTTAAATCAGTGGTAAAAAACTAAGCCGAAATTGAATGTTGCAATTTCACGCGGTTTACATCACAATATTAGACCTAATGAATTTCCTGTATGGTGACGATGATCACCATTTGAAAATTTTGTTAAAATTTTTTCCGGGAGATATAATGGAGTATAGGTAGATTGGCCATGGTGGCCATTTTTAATGGTTTGTACGTGGAAAACACCCCTTCTGTTTGTTATAAATAGGGTGTAATAACGGGTGGGTATACGTATAAGTACTTGTTGTAAAAAGTATATACACGTATGGAGTCCGAACAACAAAAAATCCCTTGTTATTTTAAAAAATAACAAGGGATTTTTCGTGTATACCATGTGGTTAGTTAGCTGTAGGATACTTAGCAGTGGCCTTTCTGAAAGCAGCAGGACTCACACCCTGATATTTTCTGAACTGCCGGCTAAGGTGACTCTCATCTGTAAATCCTAATTCATCTGCTATCTGTCCCAACGTAAGTTTACTGTATGTTAAGCGCTGGGCCACCATCTTTAGCTTGTACTGTGTAATATATTGTTGCACGCTTTCGCCGGTAAACTTCCGGAAATATTCACTCACATAATTGGCCGACAGGTTAAATACACCCGCCAGATGATCAATACGCAATTGCTCCGGTTCCTGTATATGCTGACGTATATGTTGCAGCATCCTGCTGATTAGTGGCTCCCGCGTGGCCGTAGCCTGCGGCAGCAGCTGTTCTGCGGTAGCGGTAATATTCCGGGTAATAATATTAAGGATCAATGTAACCAGGTGCTGCACATTCTCTTCATACCAGGCATCCTGCCGGCTATATTCTTCCAGCAGGTTCCCGATCAGGGATTTTATCATGCCGCAATCACCTTTATGGGTAATCTGTATTGCTTCAAAGCGATTGTGATAATAAAAGATATGCTCCAGTTGTTTCAGCCACTGAAAAATCCTTTCCTTCTCTGCTGCGGTACGGTGCTGACCCAGAAATACCTCCGAAAAACGAATGGAACATATCCTGGTAGGTTCAGCGCTGTTGAACCCACGGCAATCGAGTGGGGTATATAAAAAGATATGTCCCTGGGCATATGGGATCTTATTTCTGTTGAGTTCCCTGGTGCCTGCACCTTCCATTACCTGCACGATTTCAAAGAAATGCTGCACCAGCGGCCGGTCGCTCCAATGCGCCAGGTCTGTAATATTTACTTCAAACGGACTATGTAAGGCGGTATTCATAATACCTGTAAATGTACAAAACAAACCTTCTTTTATCACTGGTCTGCCGGATGGCTGCATCATAATTTTGAGGTATAAAAGATAAGCACATGAATAACAACGAAAGATTGCTGGCTCCTTATACGGACAATAACCTGGATTTGAAGAACAGAATAGTAATGGCGCCTATGAGCCGCAGGCGTACCATTAATAATATCCCTGAACCATATGTGCAGGATTACTATGTGCAACGCAGCGGGGCTGGGCTGATCATTGCTGAAAATGTGGCGGTAGCACCGGAAGGGGTAGGGTATATGCAGATCCCTGGATTTTATAACGAGGAACAATATACTGCCTGGGCTGCAGTGGCCCGCGCGGTGCATGCCGGCGGCGGCAAAATATTCCTGCAGCTGGTACATACCGGCAGGATAGGGCATCCGGAGAATAATCCGGGCAAGGCGGCTCCGGTAGCTCCATCACCGATAGCTGCCAAAGGCGAACTTTCTATCCCGGCAGGCTTCCAGGTACCTTACCCGGAACCAGTTGAACTAACTACCGCTGCGGTGAAAGTACGGGTACAGCAGTTTGTCACTGCCGCAAAAATGGCAATGGCTGCAGGTTTTGATGGGGTGGAAATCCACGGCGCCCATGGCTTCCTGCTAGACCAGTTCCTGAATCCCAATTCCAACACGCGTTCCGATGAGTACGGCGGAGATATTGTCAGGAGGTCGGGGTTGCTGCTGGAAGTAGTCACAGAGGTGGCAAAAGCCATCGGCAGGGAACATACAGGCATCCGGCTTTCCCCTTTTGCCCGACTTTATGATATGAACGCCTACCCGGAAGAAGAAGCAACACACCTGCGCCTGGCAGATGAACTGAACCGGCTGGGTATCTTATATGTACATTTCTCAGATCAGCCGGTAAACGGTGAGCGATCTATTCCCGAAGATTTTATCCGGAAATTCAGGGTACGTTTTAAACACCTGATGATCCTCGCCGGCGGCTATACCCCCGCTACGGGCAATGCTGCCCTGGAAAAGGACCTGGGAGACCTGATCGCTTTCGGGCGCCCGTTCATCGCCAACCCGGACCTGCCGGAACGTATCCGCCTCCAGCTGCCACTGGCAGTACCAGATGGTGATACCTTTTACCACGGTGGTACAAAGGGGTTAATTGACTATCCGGTATTTGCTCCTGTTGCTTTGCAGGTTTGATCATCTTTTCTAAGCCAGGTGGTCCAAAAAGTAATAGGGCTCCCCGCCTCCGGCGGGGAGCCCTATTACTTTTAGTTTTGAATGCCGAAGGCATTCAAAACTAAAAGTAAAAAAAAGCAACCCTACGCTGCGGGAACCAGCTTGGGCATCCAGCAAAAAATCCGTAACTTCTCTGCATGCAAACACCGCATCCTGAAAGCAAGCATACTGGCATCGCTCCGGAGCTTTCCCTTGATGAGATGAAAAAAAGTGCAGGTTACAAAGAAGGGGGCTTATCCAGCGAAGAAGCCGAACAACGCCTCGATCAATACGGTTTTAATGAGGTAGCCAAAGAAAAACCAGTATCCCCGTTGCTTCGCCTCTGGCGAAATCTCAAAAACCCATTGGTCATCTTACTAATGATACTGGGTATTATTTCCCTGCTTACCGGTGATCTCCGCTCTGCTATTGTCATATTTTTTATGGTTATCCTGGGTATCGTATTGCGCTATGTACAGGAAATGCGGGCAGATAAGGCAGCTGAAAAGCTCAAAGCCATGGTAAGCACCCATGCCACGGTATGCCGGGACGGAAAAGATATGGAGATACCCCTCAAATTCCTGGTGCCCGGAGACGAAATACGCCTCAGCGCCGGCGATATGGTGCCCGCAGACGTACGCCTGCTCTCCGCAAAAGACCTCTTCCTCAACCAGGCCGCCCTTACCGGCGAATCCATGCCGGTGGAGAAAGCGGTAGCAGACGTGCAGGCCACCAACGAAACCCCCACTGATAACCCTAACCTCTGCTTCCTGGGGTCCAACGTGGAAAGTGGTACCGCTACGGCCATGGTCATCAACACCGGCGACCGTACCAGCTTTGGCTCACTGGCAGCTCATATCACCGGACAACAGGTGTCTACCAGCTTCGATAAAGGCATCAACGCCTTCACCTGGCTGATGATAAAGTTTATACTCGTCATGGTGCCGGCGGTATTTCTGATCAACGGGTTCAGCCGCCATAACTGGCTGGAAGCATTCCTGTTTGCACTGGCAGTAGCCGTAGGGCTCACCCCCGAAATGCTGCCCATGATCGTGACCGTCAACCTCTCCAAAGGTGCACTGGTCATGTCCCGCAAAAAGGTGATCGTAAAAAGACTGAACGCCATCCAGAATTTCGGCGCCATGGATATCCTCTGCACGGATAAAACAGGCACATTAACCGAGGGTAGGATCGTGCTGGAACAATACC
Protein-coding sequences here:
- a CDS encoding alkene reductase translates to MNNNERLLAPYTDNNLDLKNRIVMAPMSRRRTINNIPEPYVQDYYVQRSGAGLIIAENVAVAPEGVGYMQIPGFYNEEQYTAWAAVARAVHAGGGKIFLQLVHTGRIGHPENNPGKAAPVAPSPIAAKGELSIPAGFQVPYPEPVELTTAAVKVRVQQFVTAAKMAMAAGFDGVEIHGAHGFLLDQFLNPNSNTRSDEYGGDIVRRSGLLLEVVTEVAKAIGREHTGIRLSPFARLYDMNAYPEEEATHLRLADELNRLGILYVHFSDQPVNGERSIPEDFIRKFRVRFKHLMILAGGYTPATGNAALEKDLGDLIAFGRPFIANPDLPERIRLQLPLAVPDGDTFYHGGTKGLIDYPVFAPVALQV
- a CDS encoding AraC family transcriptional regulator, whose amino-acid sequence is MMQPSGRPVIKEGLFCTFTGIMNTALHSPFEVNITDLAHWSDRPLVQHFFEIVQVMEGAGTRELNRNKIPYAQGHIFLYTPLDCRGFNSAEPTRICSIRFSEVFLGQHRTAAEKERIFQWLKQLEHIFYYHNRFEAIQITHKGDCGMIKSLIGNLLEEYSRQDAWYEENVQHLVTLILNIITRNITATAEQLLPQATATREPLISRMLQHIRQHIQEPEQLRIDHLAGVFNLSANYVSEYFRKFTGESVQQYITQYKLKMVAQRLTYSKLTLGQIADELGFTDESHLSRQFRKYQGVSPAAFRKATAKYPTAN